In a single window of the Methanolobus psychrophilus R15 genome:
- a CDS encoding transposase encodes MKRNKNIKILDEVGRVTTWIYPILKKRGVNLNPLEEFSERTLYRILETLGNNRETIISDIQDRLFGRYDFEHTNINMDWTSIVLHGDKSPLGKYGYSRDHRPDKKQITLGIAELADPINVPIGITVEQGNLHDQKHFRKTYQQVNKRLKQGSLVVFDKGAHSTENTAMIRADDMQYLTARKLNKSDDKIIANFGNYSLEIVDSEDGIYGLKIVKPSSVNYFYFSEKLKKEQLESRARKIMRQIQEAKEIQESIDKNKKLPKKFRINNVLVDVVYSLQTKLTDIDEEEAIKLLEEHLITGREGFFCLKSSKNLTLKQALQTYRKKDSIEKIINSLKNEIEIKPLRVWSDASVYGAIIIGFIAQLFISLMRYEFNELKHKSTKFIKKSLLNLTVTVDFLKDRSKKYIYANFDAINTLILRQKWAKS; translated from the coding sequence GTGAAAAGGAACAAAAACATAAAAATCTTGGATGAAGTGGGACGAGTAACAACTTGGATTTATCCGATACTTAAAAAAAGAGGGGTTAATCTGAATCCTCTTGAAGAATTCAGTGAACGAACACTTTACAGGATTCTTGAAACCCTGGGAAATAATCGTGAAACGATTATTTCCGATATCCAGGACAGATTGTTTGGCAGATACGATTTCGAACATACTAACATCAACATGGACTGGACAAGTATTGTCCTGCACGGTGATAAATCGCCATTGGGTAAATATGGTTATAGTCGTGACCATAGGCCGGATAAGAAACAGATAACTTTAGGCATAGCAGAACTTGCTGATCCTATCAATGTGCCAATTGGCATCACAGTAGAACAAGGAAATCTACATGATCAAAAGCACTTCAGGAAAACGTATCAACAGGTTAACAAGAGGTTGAAGCAGGGATCACTTGTTGTTTTCGATAAAGGAGCTCATAGTACAGAGAACACTGCCATGATAAGGGCAGATGATATGCAGTATCTGACTGCAAGAAAGCTCAATAAGAGCGATGACAAGATAATTGCAAACTTCGGGAACTATTCTCTTGAGATCGTTGATTCAGAAGATGGTATCTATGGCCTGAAAATCGTTAAACCAAGTAGTGTCAACTACTTCTACTTCTCTGAAAAGCTCAAGAAGGAGCAACTTGAATCAAGAGCCAGGAAGATCATGAGGCAGATCCAGGAAGCAAAAGAGATACAAGAATCTATTGACAAAAACAAAAAGCTGCCTAAAAAGTTCAGGATTAACAATGTCCTTGTTGATGTCGTTTATTCTCTGCAGACAAAACTGACGGATATTGATGAAGAAGAAGCTATCAAACTTCTTGAGGAACATTTGATAACAGGCAGAGAAGGATTTTTCTGTCTGAAATCGAGTAAGAATTTGACACTAAAACAGGCTCTTCAAACATACAGGAAAAAGGATTCTATCGAGAAGATCATCAATTCTCTCAAGAATGAGATTGAGATAAAACCGTTGAGAGTGTGGTCCGATGCTAGTGTTTATGGAGCTATTATTATTGGGTTCATTGCACAGTTGTTCATATCGCTGATGCGATATGAGTTCAATGAACTCAAGCATAAGTCCACAAAGTTCATCAAAAAAAGCTTATTGAATTTGACAGTTACCGTAGATTTCCTGAAAGATCGGTCGAAAAAGTACATTTACGCCAATTTTGATGCCATAAACACACTGATTTTAAGGCAAAAATGGGCAAAATCGTAG
- a CDS encoding transposase — protein MFKAGKVLLTTVKRVNVKMLMTAFSFNLHQLRTLKRKGTV, from the coding sequence GTGTTCAAAGCAGGAAAAGTGCTTCTTACAACAGTAAAAAGAGTAAATGTGAAGATGTTGATGACAGCTTTTTCTTTTAATCTTCATCAATTGAGAACACTGAAAAGGAAGGGAACTGTCTAG
- a CDS encoding CobQ/CobB/MinD/ParA nucleotide binding domain, putative, translating to MKKIIATGKGGAGKTTIVATLSRLLARQGFSVMVIDTDPSMNLAMSLGVPFSTVRTLAEDKKEIREQLYEDDFDEEEEGHTHSSNIDIDAFLEKYQVTAKDDVKVVVMGTISEGGGGCICSYISIVKRLIDYLALWSDQYDIVIVDSQAGSEILGRGLAVNYDHNLVVAESFPKSMEVARHVLKLARDLNIKRQFVVVNKIRDGKELELVAGELCLNGERTYPVRYDEKVIEADRMGSLILDVAPDSPVLEDIMNIMNIITADYEKD from the coding sequence ATGAAGAAGATTATCGCCACCGGCAAAGGAGGAGCCGGAAAGACCACTATCGTAGCCACTCTTTCACGCCTGCTTGCCAGGCAGGGATTTAGCGTAATGGTCATAGACACCGACCCGAGCATGAACCTTGCAATGTCACTGGGCGTGCCTTTTTCTACGGTAAGGACCCTTGCGGAAGATAAGAAGGAGATACGCGAGCAGCTCTACGAGGATGATTTTGACGAGGAGGAAGAGGGGCATACCCACAGTTCGAACATAGATATCGACGCATTCCTTGAAAAATACCAGGTGACTGCGAAAGATGATGTGAAGGTTGTTGTCATGGGCACCATCTCGGAAGGTGGCGGTGGTTGCATATGTTCCTATATCTCCATTGTCAAGCGCCTTATAGATTATCTTGCATTATGGTCGGACCAGTATGATATCGTGATAGTGGATTCACAGGCAGGTTCCGAGATACTGGGGAGGGGCCTGGCAGTGAACTACGACCACAACCTTGTAGTCGCGGAATCCTTCCCCAAATCCATGGAAGTGGCAAGGCACGTTCTGAAGCTTGCAAGGGACCTTAACATCAAAAGGCAGTTTGTTGTTGTCAATAAGATACGTGACGGGAAAGAACTTGAACTGGTGGCCGGGGAGCTGTGTCTCAACGGAGAGAGGACCTACCCCGTAAGATATGACGAAAAGGTCATAGAGGCTGACAGGATGGGAAGCCTCATACTGGATGTGGCGCCGGATTCCCCAGTCCTTGAAGATATAATGAATATAATGAATATCATCACGGCTGATTATGAGAAGGATTAA
- a CDS encoding methyltransferase, with amino-acid sequence MNDQTNPWSCLKGKDIPATIKLDPVIYRFTSPGCHILDIGCSAGNASIPLASQGFLVTGIDINSEALQMARSSSISGGSPQVPLFVQADATTLPFSDAAFDIAIMQTFLTTITTKEDRARIIREACRVLQPGGYLYLADFGQTWHSKLYRERYINDLPLTKEEGSIIAYYRKTGEVAYVAHHFTEKELVFLLVENGFEIEFFKFDEFVTRQGTG; translated from the coding sequence ATGAACGACCAGACAAACCCATGGTCCTGTCTTAAAGGAAAGGATATTCCAGCAACCATCAAACTTGATCCTGTCATCTACAGGTTCACCTCTCCCGGCTGTCATATCCTTGATATCGGCTGTAGCGCCGGAAATGCCAGCATCCCCCTGGCATCACAGGGTTTCTTAGTTACAGGCATTGACATCAACTCCGAAGCTCTGCAGATGGCCAGGTCATCCTCCATATCCGGTGGCTCTCCTCAGGTTCCTCTATTCGTCCAGGCAGATGCCACAACTCTCCCTTTTTCTGATGCAGCCTTTGATATTGCGATCATGCAAACCTTCCTGACCACCATTACCACAAAAGAGGACCGTGCAAGGATAATCCGGGAGGCGTGCAGGGTTTTGCAACCAGGCGGTTACCTGTATCTCGCGGATTTCGGGCAGACCTGGCATTCAAAGCTCTATCGCGAGCGCTACATCAATGACCTGCCGCTGACAAAAGAGGAGGGTTCCATCATTGCCTATTACCGGAAGACCGGGGAAGTGGCTTACGTGGCCCATCACTTCACGGAAAAGGAGTTGGTATTCCTGTTGGTGGAGAACGGATTTGAGATAGAGTTCTTCAAGTTCGATGAGTTTGTGACGAGACAGGGAACAGGGTGA
- a CDS encoding transposase: MDDLTDFALNEEYKRLQSVGDKLAEIESLIDWKPFRPILESMYKNRTASGGRPEADVIVMFKMLVLQQWHGLSDAELERQCIDRISFRKFLGFPEYVPDSTTVWSFRKRISDNGKEKEIWDEMQKQLNALGLKIKKGMIQDATFIHSNPGHAKADEPRGKDAKTARSKDGTWAKKGGKSHFGYKLHTIIDKEYELIRRFETTTASVHDSQVDLSEVGEVVYRDKGYFGAVAKGFAATMQRAVRGHPLGINDVLRNERISVQRVPCERVYAVAKEVFKAGKVLVTNVERVNVKMLITAFSFNLHQLRTLKRKGTI; encoded by the coding sequence ATGGATGATTTGACTGATTTTGCTCTTAATGAAGAATATAAACGCCTTCAATCCGTTGGAGACAAGCTTGCAGAAATAGAATCACTTATTGATTGGAAACCGTTTCGTCCAATTCTGGAATCAATGTACAAGAACAGAACAGCTTCAGGCGGCAGGCCTGAAGCTGATGTTATTGTGATGTTTAAAATGCTTGTTCTACAACAATGGCATGGTCTTTCTGATGCTGAACTTGAAAGACAGTGTATTGACAGAATATCCTTTAGGAAATTTCTGGGGTTTCCTGAATATGTTCCAGACAGTACAACTGTCTGGTCATTTAGAAAGAGAATTAGCGATAATGGAAAAGAGAAAGAAATATGGGACGAGATGCAAAAACAGCTTAATGCTCTTGGATTGAAGATCAAAAAAGGGATGATCCAGGATGCCACATTCATCCACTCCAACCCTGGACATGCTAAAGCTGATGAACCTCGTGGAAAGGATGCTAAAACAGCTAGAAGCAAAGATGGAACCTGGGCAAAAAAAGGTGGCAAATCTCATTTTGGCTACAAGCTTCATACAATTATTGATAAGGAATATGAACTGATCAGAAGATTTGAAACAACAACTGCATCAGTACATGATTCACAGGTAGATCTATCTGAAGTGGGTGAAGTAGTCTACCGTGACAAAGGATACTTTGGAGCAGTTGCAAAGGGTTTTGCAGCAACAATGCAAAGAGCGGTAAGAGGACATCCATTAGGAATAAACGATGTTCTCAGAAATGAAAGGATAAGTGTACAGCGAGTTCCATGTGAAAGAGTCTATGCAGTAGCAAAGGAAGTGTTCAAAGCAGGAAAAGTGCTTGTCACAAATGTGGAAAGGGTGAATGTAAAAATGCTGATTACAGCTTTTTCTTTTAATCTTCATCAATTGAGAACACTGAAAAGGAAGGGAACTATCTAA
- a CDS encoding 2-octaprenylphenol hydroxylase → MAKRYKKIINVLIKYEFDYLIDQMKLRPFHIQSSKSKKSHKLEEGAISGPERMRKVLEELGPTYVKLGQILSMRKDLIPLEYAEEFEKLQDNVPPFALEDVERIIQEELGDTLEDLFGSFERKPIAAASIGQVHLAKLKDGTDVVVKIQRPQINRIIETDIDIMRGLARLAEERISAARHYRPVMIVDEFSRSIHAELDYTQEARNIERFSYNFKDEKYVYIPKVYLDYSSQKILTLEYIDGIRGNDFETLDNRGYDRQQIAMRGANAFMKQVFEDGLFHADIHPGNVFILDNGTIALIDFGMVGRLSNDLRNGLVDVLSAMTKGDVERCIEILCDFDVIGNDADIQELKNDIELFLDNYYGRSLKQIDTASVIGDILAVLRKHEAKVPLNITLLLRGVIMITGFGSKMMPDFNMAMVFEPHAKKLMKERWSPENIANSAFKDISKYSRVMHKMPMQISHILSLTEKGELNMKLEHSGLDRLPHEINAASNRIVFGFIISAIIVGSSMIMQTDMEPLIWGVPLLGVFGFIVAFFFGMCFVISILKTERIYD, encoded by the coding sequence ATGGCAAAACGATACAAGAAAATAATCAATGTTCTGATAAAGTATGAATTTGATTATCTTATAGATCAGATGAAACTTCGTCCGTTTCATATTCAGAGCTCTAAATCAAAGAAAAGCCATAAGTTGGAGGAAGGAGCAATATCCGGTCCGGAGAGAATGAGAAAGGTACTTGAAGAACTTGGCCCCACTTATGTGAAACTAGGGCAAATACTCAGTATGCGCAAGGATCTGATACCACTTGAATATGCTGAAGAGTTCGAAAAACTTCAGGATAATGTTCCTCCGTTTGCACTTGAAGATGTCGAGCGTATCATTCAGGAAGAGTTGGGAGATACTCTTGAAGACTTATTTGGGTCATTTGAACGTAAGCCAATTGCAGCTGCTTCTATAGGCCAGGTGCATCTGGCTAAGCTGAAAGATGGTACGGATGTAGTTGTTAAAATCCAACGTCCGCAAATTAATCGGATAATCGAAACAGATATTGATATTATGCGTGGTCTTGCCAGACTTGCCGAAGAACGTATCAGTGCTGCCAGACATTATAGACCGGTCATGATCGTGGACGAATTTTCAAGATCAATACATGCCGAACTCGATTACACACAAGAAGCTCGAAATATTGAACGTTTCTCTTACAATTTCAAAGATGAAAAATATGTCTACATCCCAAAAGTATATTTGGATTACAGCAGTCAAAAGATTCTGACACTTGAATATATCGATGGCATAAGAGGAAACGATTTTGAAACGCTTGATAATCGCGGATATGATCGACAGCAAATAGCAATGCGTGGTGCAAACGCCTTCATGAAACAGGTATTTGAGGATGGTCTATTCCATGCTGACATTCATCCGGGAAATGTTTTCATACTGGACAATGGAACGATTGCACTGATTGATTTTGGCATGGTTGGCCGATTATCGAATGACCTTCGAAACGGATTAGTTGACGTGTTGTCCGCAATGACAAAAGGTGATGTGGAACGGTGCATTGAAATCCTGTGTGATTTTGATGTTATCGGAAATGATGCGGATATTCAGGAATTAAAAAACGATATTGAGCTTTTCCTGGATAACTACTACGGCAGGTCTTTAAAGCAAATTGACACGGCATCAGTGATAGGCGATATACTCGCTGTATTACGGAAACATGAGGCAAAAGTTCCACTAAATATTACTTTACTTTTAAGGGGAGTAATTATGATTACCGGATTTGGTTCTAAAATGATGCCTGATTTTAATATGGCAATGGTTTTTGAACCTCATGCAAAAAAGCTTATGAAGGAACGCTGGAGTCCTGAAAATATTGCAAACTCGGCATTTAAGGATATATCGAAATATTCTCGTGTGATGCACAAAATGCCGATGCAGATATCACATATTCTGTCTCTGACAGAAAAAGGTGAACTAAATATGAAACTTGAGCATAGTGGACTTGACAGATTACCTCACGAAATAAATGCTGCAAGCAACCGCATTGTATTTGGTTTTATTATATCAGCGATAATTGTAGGTTCGTCTATGATCATGCAGACTGATATGGAACCACTCATATGGGGTGTTCCATTACTTGGAGTATTTGGTTTTATAGTAGCTTTCTTTTTTGGAATGTGTTTTGTCATCTCCATTCTCAAAACAGAACGTATTTACGATTAG
- a CDS encoding methyltransferase, which translates to MTSQKSHNYVHGYSERESVRLSDQANTLEELLHRDTIYPEGSKVLEAGCGIGAQTVILSRNSPQARITSIDISEDSLNKAKERAASEGVSNVEFRVENIFDLPFKDESFDHIFVCFVLEHLKEPVKALTSLHRVLKKGGTITVIEGDHGSCFFHPETEAGVKTWNNLVEVQARLGGNSLIGRQVYPLLRKAGFSDVTVSPRLVYSDASRPHMEEGFVRKTIIPMVEGVRESAIEMGIIDAGTFDKGIRDLHRTAGEYGTFNYMFFKGVGRK; encoded by the coding sequence ATGACCTCCCAAAAATCTCACAATTACGTCCACGGCTATTCCGAAAGAGAATCGGTCCGCCTCAGCGACCAGGCAAACACACTGGAAGAACTCCTGCACAGAGATACAATATACCCCGAAGGCAGCAAAGTCCTTGAAGCCGGATGCGGCATCGGCGCCCAGACAGTGATCCTCTCAAGGAACAGCCCGCAGGCCCGGATAACATCCATAGACATCTCAGAGGATTCCCTGAACAAAGCCAAGGAACGTGCCGCTAGCGAGGGGGTAAGTAACGTGGAGTTCCGCGTGGAGAACATTTTCGACCTGCCCTTTAAGGATGAGAGCTTCGACCATATCTTCGTCTGCTTCGTGCTGGAACACCTCAAGGAGCCCGTCAAGGCGCTGACCAGCTTGCACAGGGTACTGAAGAAAGGCGGCACAATCACAGTTATCGAGGGCGACCACGGCTCATGCTTCTTCCACCCCGAGACCGAAGCCGGAGTAAAAACCTGGAACAACCTGGTGGAAGTTCAGGCAAGGCTGGGCGGCAATTCACTCATAGGCAGGCAAGTCTACCCGCTTCTCAGAAAAGCAGGCTTCAGTGATGTTACGGTCTCGCCCCGCTTGGTCTACAGCGATGCCAGCCGCCCCCACATGGAGGAAGGCTTTGTGAGAAAGACCATCATCCCAATGGTGGAAGGTGTCAGGGAGAGCGCCATCGAGATGGGGATTATTGATGCTGGGACTTTTGATAAAGGAATCAGGGATCTGCACAGGACGGCGGGGGAGTACGGGACGTTTAATTATATGTTCTTCAAGGGTGTGGGGAGGAAATGA